Proteins encoded together in one Orcinus orca chromosome 13, mOrcOrc1.1, whole genome shotgun sequence window:
- the ADI1 gene encoding acireductone dioxygenase produces MVQAWYMDKSADDPRRPHRGEPARPVGLEQLRGLGVLYWKLDADKYENDPELEKIRKERNYSWMDIITICKDRLPNYEEKIKMFYEEHLHLDDEIRYILDGSGYFDVRDKEDRWIRIFMEKGDMITLPAGIYHRFTLDEKNYVKAMRLFVGDPVWTAYNRPADHFEARGQYLEFLAQTA; encoded by the exons ATGGTGCAGGCCTGGTACATGGACAAGTCGGCCGACGACCCGCGGCGGCCCCACCGCGGGGAGCCCGCGCGCCCGGTCGGCCTGGAGCAGCTGCGCGGGCTCGGGGTCCTTTACTGGAAG CTGGATGCCGACAAATACGAGAATGATCCAGAATTAGAGAAGATCCGAAAGGAGAGAAACTACTCCTGGATGGACATAATAACCATATGCAAAGACAGACTGCCAAATTACGAAGAAAAG ATTAAGATGTTTTATGAGGAGCATTTACACCTGGATGATGAGATCCGCTACATCCTGGACGGCAGTGGGTACTTCGACGTGAGGGATAAAGAGGACAGGTGGATCCGGATCTTCATGGAGAAAGGAGACATGATCACTCTCCCCGCCGGGATATACCACCGCTTCACGCTGGACGAGAAG AACTACGTGAAGGCCATGCGGCTGTTTGTGGGAGACCCAGTGTGGACGGCGTACAACCGGCCGGCTGACCACTTCGAGGCCCGCGGGCAGTACCTAGAGTTTCTGGCGCAGACGGCCTAG